In one Platichthys flesus chromosome 3, fPlaFle2.1, whole genome shotgun sequence genomic region, the following are encoded:
- the LOC133950730 gene encoding protein FAM163B, translating to MSAGTVVIAGGILATVILLTIVAVLCLCRLQYYCCKREESEKGEEEEPELSSMSPCRPLALTAPPTPPTPEHYSDEHETYPPTFLTEPNGPVGYSPTPPPRRCQRSHAFCPSCARCSLPFYLQHPERLCGGGGRGVSYRTVQQQDLDLPVDLASFYQKLNLIRSVTMREVVTHSVSTDV from the exons ATGTCAGCCGGGACAGTGGTCATCGCAGGAGGAATTCTGGCTACAGTCATCTTACTGACCATCGTGGCTGTACTGTGTCTATGTAGGTTACAG TATTACTGCTGTAAGAGGGAGGAGtctgagaagggggaggaggaggaaccggAACTCTCCAGCATGTCGCCGTGCCGCCCCCTGGCTCTGACAGCTCCTCCTACCCCCCCGACGCCGGAGCACTACAGCGACGAGCACGAGACCTACCCCCCCACATTCCTCACCGAGCCCAATGGGCCGGTCGGCTACTCCCCGACCCCCCCGCCGCGCAGGTGCCAGCGCTCGCACGCCTTCTGCCCGTCCTGCGCCCGCTGCTCGCTGCCCTTCTACCTGCAGCACCCGGAGAGGCTGTGCggcgggggggggcggggggtcaGCTACAggactgtgcagcagcaggacctGGACCTGCCCGTGGATCTGGCCAGTTTCTACCAGAAGCTGAACCTCATCCGCTCCGTCACCATGAGGGAGGTGGTCACCCACAGCGTCAGCACCGACGTGTag